A genome region from Pseudomonas pergaminensis includes the following:
- a CDS encoding DUF2231 domain-containing protein has product MTTLPAYYATRPGPLHALLLAGSVPLFLGALLSDVAYGQTYQIQWANFASWLIAGALVFSGFALLFALVNLLRARRKSGRPAAYFLLLLAAWVLGLVNAFQHAKDAYAMMPAGLVLSVIVTLLALVAAWIGLSDLRSGDAK; this is encoded by the coding sequence ATGACTACCCTCCCCGCCTACTACGCAACACGGCCAGGCCCGCTGCATGCACTCTTGCTGGCTGGCAGCGTACCGTTGTTTCTGGGTGCCCTGCTCAGCGACGTTGCCTACGGCCAGACCTACCAGATTCAATGGGCCAATTTCGCTTCCTGGTTGATTGCCGGCGCCTTGGTGTTCAGTGGGTTCGCGCTGTTGTTCGCGCTGGTCAACCTGCTTCGTGCGCGGCGCAAATCCGGGCGACCGGCCGCTTACTTCCTGTTGCTGCTGGCGGCCTGGGTACTGGGTTTGGTCAATGCTTTCCAGCATGCCAAGGATGCATACGCCATGATGCCCGCCGGCCTGGTGCTGTCGGTGATCGTTACGCTGCTGGCACTGGTGGCTGCGTGGATCGGCCTGTCTGACCTGCGTTCGGGAGATGCCAAATGA